From the Saccharobesus litoralis genome, one window contains:
- a CDS encoding amidohydrolase family protein, which yields MRIDSHQHFWQYSKAEYGWISEELSILQRDFLPEDLAQELASNQLDACIAVQARQTQQETNWLLSLADEYPQIKGVVGWIDLRSAQLPQLLAQYKNSRKLVGFRHVLQDEVDPNFMLADDFIQGIKTLAESGYSYDILIFAHQLPQTLKLVESLPEMRLVVDHIAKPKIATGEDFSAWQANIEQLAQHQHIYCKVSGMVTEADFNNWQTEDFIPYLKVIFNAFGADRVMFGSDWPVCLLGGSYQQIKNIVDEFVKKEYPEDYDKVFGLNAARFYQV from the coding sequence ATGCGTATCGATTCTCATCAACATTTTTGGCAGTACTCAAAAGCGGAATATGGCTGGATAAGCGAAGAATTAAGTATTTTGCAACGAGACTTTTTGCCTGAGGACTTAGCGCAAGAGTTAGCAAGCAATCAATTAGACGCTTGTATTGCTGTGCAAGCTCGTCAAACGCAACAGGAAACGAACTGGTTGTTGTCACTTGCTGATGAGTATCCACAAATCAAGGGCGTAGTTGGCTGGATTGACTTAAGATCTGCGCAGCTACCTCAATTGCTTGCGCAATATAAAAATAGTCGCAAGTTAGTGGGCTTTCGTCATGTATTACAAGATGAAGTCGACCCTAACTTTATGCTTGCTGACGATTTTATCCAAGGGATTAAAACGTTAGCTGAGTCGGGTTATAGTTACGATATTTTGATTTTTGCTCACCAATTACCGCAAACTTTAAAGTTAGTTGAGTCCTTACCTGAAATGCGCTTGGTTGTCGATCATATTGCTAAACCTAAAATAGCGACAGGCGAAGACTTTTCGGCTTGGCAGGCTAACATTGAGCAATTAGCTCAGCATCAGCATATTTATTGCAAAGTGTCTGGAATGGTCACGGAAGCCGATTTTAATAATTGGCAAACTGAAGATTTTATACCCTACCTAAAGGTTATTTTTAACGCATTTGGCGCTGATCGCGTAATGTTTGGTTCTGATTGGCCAGTATGTTTGTTAGGTGGTAGTTATCAGCAAATTAAAAATATAGTAGACGAGTTTGTTAAAAAGGAATACCCCGAAGATTATGACAAAGTTTTCGGCTTAAATGCCGCTCGTTTTTATCAAGTTTAG
- a CDS encoding zinc-binding alcohol dehydrogenase family protein: MRTIVCVEPGVLESQQFEKPTPKAGEVLVKIRSIGICGTDIHAYGGNQPYFEYPRVLGHELAGTVESVGDGVELAIDSPVYIIPYLSCGECVACKKGKPNCCTNIEVVGVHRDGGMCEYLCVPESAVVVAEGLAFNDMALIECLAIGAHSVRRAQITEDDKVLVLGAGPIGIGALQFAKVQGAQCMIADVRDDKRKFCEEQYNVATVDALGDVGAQLSDLTEGEMPSVIIDCTGNVKAMESAFYNLAHGGRIVFVSVVKASVAFDDPEFHKRETTLLGSRNATKEDFEHVVACLRDGSVKSNAFVTHTAKFSELIDRFQTWVKPETGVIKAVVEMD; this comes from the coding sequence ATGAGAACCATAGTATGTGTAGAACCGGGCGTTCTTGAATCTCAGCAGTTTGAAAAGCCAACACCCAAGGCTGGTGAGGTATTAGTTAAAATTCGTTCTATTGGTATTTGCGGTACTGATATACATGCTTATGGTGGTAATCAACCTTATTTTGAATACCCGCGTGTATTAGGACACGAACTAGCTGGAACAGTTGAGAGTGTAGGTGACGGTGTTGAGCTCGCTATCGATTCTCCGGTTTACATTATTCCTTATTTAAGCTGTGGCGAGTGTGTTGCCTGTAAGAAGGGTAAGCCTAACTGTTGTACCAATATTGAAGTCGTTGGTGTGCATCGCGATGGTGGCATGTGTGAATATTTATGTGTGCCTGAGTCTGCCGTTGTTGTCGCTGAAGGGTTAGCATTCAATGATATGGCATTAATTGAATGTTTAGCGATTGGTGCTCATTCAGTTCGACGTGCGCAAATTACCGAAGATGACAAAGTCTTAGTACTTGGCGCTGGCCCTATTGGTATTGGCGCGCTGCAGTTTGCTAAAGTGCAGGGTGCTCAGTGCATGATTGCAGATGTACGTGATGACAAGCGCAAATTTTGTGAAGAACAATATAACGTTGCTACGGTTGATGCATTGGGAGATGTTGGTGCTCAGTTATCTGATTTAACTGAAGGTGAAATGCCATCAGTGATTATTGATTGTACTGGCAATGTTAAAGCTATGGAGTCCGCTTTTTATAACCTAGCACATGGCGGCCGTATTGTATTTGTTAGTGTTGTTAAAGCCAGTGTTGCATTTGATGATCCTGAGTTTCATAAACGCGAAACTACATTATTAGGTAGCCGTAATGCCACTAAAGAAGACTTTGAACATGTAGTTGCTTGTTTACGCGACGGTTCAGTTAAAAGTAATGCGTTCGTTACCCATACCGCAAAATTCAGTGAGTTAATAGATCGTTTTCAAACTTGGGTTAAGCCAGAAACTGGCGTGATCAAAGCTGTTGTTGAAATGGATTAG
- a CDS encoding putative glycoside hydrolase, with product MFQQLTKTLAVASLILISSNSLAFSNDPVSSYIHNGQPVGAWKLSIGNAMNYYIPMKEMEAKTERGNLEITPTKKQSDNDAINIKWRGKKVKNEWGGNTLGDSFVAIGKNKIDLEPVKDLAALVLDLRVLRSPNENVTLTMQCKYSNKCKGTYHLKSILKKLPKKEWTYLPIPLNCIGQGDFDFSAITNFSIATQGKLEIEVANIGLTGLQEGDKGCAK from the coding sequence ATGTTCCAACAACTAACCAAAACACTAGCCGTGGCATCATTAATTTTAATTAGCAGTAACAGCTTAGCGTTTAGTAACGATCCCGTTTCTAGTTATATTCATAATGGCCAACCTGTTGGTGCATGGAAGCTGTCCATCGGCAATGCAATGAACTATTACATTCCGATGAAAGAAATGGAGGCTAAAACAGAGCGAGGTAATTTAGAGATTACCCCAACAAAAAAGCAAAGTGACAATGATGCAATCAATATCAAATGGCGAGGAAAAAAAGTTAAAAATGAGTGGGGAGGCAATACCCTCGGAGATAGCTTTGTCGCTATCGGAAAAAATAAAATTGATTTAGAACCAGTCAAAGATCTCGCTGCTCTGGTTTTAGACCTTCGTGTATTACGCTCTCCTAATGAAAATGTCACGTTAACCATGCAATGTAAGTACTCTAATAAGTGCAAGGGTACTTATCACTTAAAATCGATATTAAAAAAGCTACCGAAAAAAGAATGGACTTACCTTCCCATCCCTTTGAATTGTATAGGACAAGGTGATTTCGATTTTAGTGCAATTACCAACTTTTCGATTGCAACCCAAGGTAAGTTAGAAATTGAAGTGGCTAATATTGGTTTAACCGGATTACAAGAAGGCGATAAAGGCTGCGCGAAATAG
- a CDS encoding IclR family transcriptional regulator, protein MENKTKKYSAPALEKGLDILELLSADSTPLSTSTIAERLGRSNAEIYRMILVLEQRGYIEKNEGTDGYQVTRRLLQLGTEHEPIKDILEYAQPIMRELAEKTSMSCHIAVESQEQIVVIARVETPSSISYSVRVGYRGPIATTASGRVLFSHQSPEKKESMINMLRKHHDEKEINEFLSDCKKVSKQGYLRAQSAFVQGVTDLSFPIIDTDHAVATLTIPFIQRIPEVVGIEDVVEELRKAAEEISKALTYGVVRKF, encoded by the coding sequence ATGGAAAATAAAACTAAGAAATATTCCGCACCGGCACTTGAAAAAGGGTTAGATATACTCGAACTCCTTTCAGCCGATTCTACACCGCTTAGCACCTCGACAATCGCTGAGCGTTTAGGCCGTTCAAATGCTGAAATTTATCGAATGATTTTAGTCTTGGAGCAGCGCGGATATATTGAAAAAAACGAAGGTACTGACGGCTATCAAGTAACCCGCAGGTTATTACAGTTAGGTACTGAGCATGAACCGATTAAAGATATTCTTGAGTATGCGCAACCTATTATGCGCGAATTAGCTGAAAAGACGTCGATGTCTTGTCACATTGCGGTTGAATCTCAAGAACAAATTGTTGTTATTGCCCGTGTAGAAACGCCAAGTAGCATTTCTTATTCGGTACGTGTTGGTTATCGTGGACCTATTGCGACAACCGCTTCGGGTCGAGTCCTGTTCTCACATCAATCACCTGAGAAGAAAGAATCAATGATCAATATGTTGCGTAAGCATCATGATGAAAAAGAGATCAATGAGTTTTTAAGTGATTGTAAAAAAGTGTCGAAACAAGGGTATTTACGTGCGCAAAGTGCCTTTGTTCAAGGCGTGACTGATTTGTCTTTCCCGATTATTGACACTGATCACGCGGTTGCAACTTTAACCATTCCTTTTATTCAACGTATTCCTGAAGTCGTTGGCATTGAGGACGTTGTTGAAGAGTTAAGAAAAGCGGCTGAAGAAATTTCTAAAGCGCTTACGTATGGTGTCGTCCGTAAGTTCTAA
- a CDS encoding sulfatase family protein — MKLLKKIPIVLLASSLAACQVTSIFNSDSSNSSKEIAKKQNVSKKMNVLYIMTDDHAARAVGAYGGRFASLNPTPNLDKLASEGMLYKNVFVTNSICAPSRATILTGQYSQTNGVMDLIGSIGKEQQHLPNLVKQAGYETAIIGKWHLKKEPAAFDYYEVLKLQGKYFDPDFRVRGDKPWPQNQTQYKGHSSDVITNLSIDWLKNRNSDKPFFLMHQFKAPHDYFEYAPRYESYLADVDIPEPSDMYEWHEKFGSVATRGENDSLISEIGTSISKRNTRRNMGEDLKIDTGLPNKEFTRQTYQKFLKAYLRCVKGVDDNIARLIQTLKDMGEYENTIIIYTSDQGMMLGEHDYQDKRWMWDPSIHMPFIVHDPRMKNPGRTSDLIINNTDFAPFMLDLVGLDTPDYMHGRSFAATLQGETPKNWRTASYYRYWSHRKYHDVPAHFGVRTEDYKLIFYYGQNFLEPSAPFYQRKWSQQTGKNPNATPTPAAWELYDLRKDPQETKNVYHEPQYAGIIAKLKKELIRQREMYNETDVNYPQLQKIIDKHWHD, encoded by the coding sequence ATGAAACTCTTAAAAAAAATACCGATTGTGCTATTAGCATCTAGCTTAGCTGCTTGCCAAGTAACATCGATTTTCAATTCCGATAGTTCTAATTCATCCAAAGAAATAGCAAAAAAACAAAACGTCAGCAAAAAAATGAACGTTTTGTACATAATGACAGACGATCATGCAGCCCGAGCAGTAGGCGCTTATGGTGGAAGGTTTGCCAGTTTAAATCCAACACCTAATTTAGATAAATTGGCCAGTGAAGGCATGCTATATAAAAATGTTTTTGTCACCAACTCAATATGCGCTCCCAGTAGAGCAACTATATTGACAGGTCAATATAGTCAAACTAACGGTGTAATGGATTTAATAGGCTCAATTGGCAAAGAACAGCAACATTTGCCCAATTTAGTTAAACAAGCTGGCTATGAAACTGCAATCATAGGTAAATGGCACTTAAAAAAAGAACCCGCTGCATTCGACTATTACGAAGTGTTAAAGCTGCAAGGCAAATACTTTGACCCTGATTTTAGAGTGCGGGGTGACAAACCTTGGCCACAAAATCAAACCCAGTACAAAGGTCATTCTTCTGACGTTATTACAAACCTAAGTATTGACTGGTTAAAAAATAGAAATTCAGACAAACCTTTCTTTTTAATGCATCAATTTAAAGCACCTCATGACTACTTTGAATATGCACCGCGTTATGAAAGTTATTTAGCCGATGTCGACATTCCTGAACCGAGTGATATGTATGAATGGCACGAAAAGTTTGGCTCTGTTGCTACGCGTGGCGAAAACGACTCTCTGATTTCTGAAATCGGTACGTCAATCTCAAAACGAAATACACGTCGTAACATGGGTGAAGATCTGAAAATAGATACAGGTCTTCCAAACAAAGAGTTCACTCGTCAAACATATCAAAAATTCCTTAAAGCTTATTTACGCTGTGTGAAGGGCGTTGACGACAATATTGCCCGTTTAATTCAAACGCTTAAAGATATGGGTGAATATGAAAACACGATTATAATTTATACTTCTGATCAAGGCATGATGCTAGGTGAGCACGATTATCAGGATAAACGTTGGATGTGGGATCCTTCTATCCACATGCCATTTATCGTGCACGATCCTCGCATGAAAAATCCTGGACGCACTTCTGATTTAATCATAAACAACACAGATTTTGCTCCGTTTATGCTTGATTTAGTCGGGTTAGACACACCAGATTATATGCATGGCCGCAGTTTCGCAGCCACTCTGCAAGGTGAAACTCCAAAAAACTGGCGCACCGCAAGCTATTACCGCTACTGGTCACATCGTAAATATCATGATGTCCCTGCTCATTTTGGTGTGCGCACAGAAGACTACAAATTGATTTTTTATTACGGTCAAAACTTTTTAGAGCCTTCAGCCCCTTTCTACCAACGAAAATGGAGCCAACAAACGGGTAAAAATCCAAATGCAACACCGACACCGGCTGCATGGGAATTATATGATTTACGCAAAGACCCACAAGAAACGAAAAATGTTTATCACGAACCACAATATGCAGGCATTATTGCAAAGCTGAAAAAAGAACTTATCCGTCAACGTGAAATGTATAACGAAACCGACGTGAATTACCCTCAGTTACAAAAGATTATCGATAAGCATTGGCATGATTAA
- a CDS encoding HvfX family Cu-binding RiPP maturation protein, whose product MISRFYLPFHHYLDKTKVAEGLAPLALRLYLAPIMIQAGYNKYVGFEGVVEWFSYLGFILPSVMAFLAMVTELVGGILILIGLATRWVSIPLMITMLVAAFSVHWQNGWLAIADGSSWLANDNVIAAQEKLAMAKSILQEYGNYDWLTSSGSFVILNNGIEFAITYFIMFLVLFFYGGGRYVSIDYWLARKFINSP is encoded by the coding sequence TTGATTTCTCGTTTTTATTTACCGTTTCACCATTACCTTGATAAAACTAAAGTCGCTGAAGGTTTAGCGCCCTTGGCGTTACGTTTGTATCTTGCACCGATAATGATCCAAGCGGGTTACAATAAATACGTTGGATTTGAAGGTGTGGTGGAGTGGTTTAGTTATTTAGGGTTTATATTGCCTAGTGTGATGGCTTTTTTAGCTATGGTGACTGAGTTAGTTGGCGGCATACTTATTTTAATTGGCCTTGCCACGCGCTGGGTGAGTATTCCACTGATGATCACTATGTTGGTTGCGGCTTTTAGTGTGCATTGGCAAAACGGCTGGTTAGCGATAGCCGATGGTAGTAGTTGGTTAGCTAATGATAATGTTATTGCCGCGCAAGAAAAATTGGCGATGGCCAAGAGTATTTTGCAAGAGTACGGAAATTACGATTGGTTGACGAGCAGTGGCTCATTTGTCATTTTGAACAATGGTATTGAATTTGCGATCACCTACTTCATTATGTTTTTAGTTTTGTTTTTTTATGGTGGCGGACGTTACGTTAGCATAGATTATTGGTTAGCAAGGAAGTTTATCAACTCGCCTTAA
- the mfd gene encoding transcription-repair coupling factor, with the protein MAQASIFSPAIPSLKKRGDHIRWGNLAGSSLAIALNHAAAQSNNPFVVITPDTPSALRLTDELNAYAKNTGLGVFYFPDWETLPYDTFSPHQDIISQRLATLNNLQMGQAGIYVVSASTALAYQAPQSFFSQYSLILKQGQTVDINAMRDRLSNAGYRAVDQVMEHGEYSLRGSILDLYPMGSDSPFRLDFFDDELDTIRQFDPETQRSSETIKLIELLPAHEFPTDKKAIELFRRQYRELFDANTDKESIYYQVSKNIMPAGIEYYLPLFFEQCQTLFDYLPQDTQIAFANDVKDKLVTFAADVENRYQDRRYDTNRPLLKPELLFLKHDVFFQQLGQFNRIEYTTSEIEEKAGRYNYLTDKVADIAIDGQAKDPYKAFNAFIQEQQHVVILCESEGRRETILELLAKGKLKVKQFKSLNEYLKQPHSLGICVTALEHSFIAEQNNQPIAFICESELLGNRVKQRRRRRGKGEVTTTENIVKNLAELTSGQPVVHVDHGVGRYLGLQTIDAGGMPTEFLTIEYADSKLYVPVASLHLISRYSGADVDNAPLHKLSSDAWQKAKKKAAEKVRDVAAELLDVYAKRATKKGFKFNLDKQSYQQFSAGFPFEETDDQQNAINHVVNDMLSEQAMDRLVCGDVGFGKTEVAMRAAFIAVNESKQVAVLVPTTLLAQQHYENFKDRFANWPVKVEVLSRFKTAKEQKAVLQELADGKVDIVIGTHKLLQADVNYHNLGLLIVDEEHRFGVRQKEIIKKQRANVDILTLTATPIPRTLNMSMSGMRDLSIIATPPAKRLAVKTFVRQHQDALVKEALTREIMRGGQVYFLHNSVETIEKTAADLQKLLPDARIVTAHGQMRERELEQVMSDFYHQRFNVLVCTTIIETGIDVPTANTIVIDRADHFGLAQLHQLRGRVGRSHHQAYAYLLTPHPKAMTKDAVKRLEAIESLEDLGAGFALATHDLEIRGAGELLGDEQSGQIQTVGFTLYMEMLDKAVAALKQGKEPALDDVLKEQTEVELRLPALIPEDYVPDVSLRLSLYKKIASCQELAEVEDTHVELIDRFGLLPQPAKNLLQVAKLKLQADNIGIRKVEAGPKGGLIEFNKDTKVDPEKIIALIQSAPTVFSFAGPEKIRFNLEIEEANERIKFVEQLITDLSGKAA; encoded by the coding sequence ATGGCGCAAGCAAGTATATTTTCACCAGCCATACCGTCGTTAAAAAAACGAGGCGATCACATCCGTTGGGGCAATTTAGCCGGTAGTAGTCTAGCCATCGCGTTAAACCATGCCGCAGCCCAAAGCAACAACCCTTTTGTGGTGATCACCCCTGATACACCATCAGCATTAAGGTTAACGGACGAGCTTAACGCGTATGCGAAAAATACAGGGCTTGGTGTCTTTTATTTTCCGGATTGGGAAACATTACCCTACGATACATTTTCACCGCATCAGGATATTATTTCGCAACGGCTAGCCACGCTAAATAATTTACAAATGGGTCAAGCTGGGATTTACGTTGTTTCCGCCAGTACAGCACTCGCTTATCAAGCACCCCAATCTTTTTTTAGTCAGTATTCGTTAATACTAAAACAAGGGCAAACGGTTGATATTAACGCAATGCGCGATAGGCTATCTAACGCTGGCTACAGAGCGGTTGATCAAGTCATGGAGCATGGTGAATATTCACTGCGAGGCTCTATTCTCGATTTATACCCAATGGGCAGTGACTCGCCATTTAGGCTCGATTTTTTTGACGACGAGTTAGACACAATTCGCCAATTTGATCCTGAAACACAACGCTCATCAGAAACCATTAAGCTTATTGAGCTTTTGCCTGCTCATGAATTCCCAACCGATAAAAAAGCCATAGAACTGTTTCGTCGCCAATACCGCGAATTATTTGACGCTAACACCGACAAAGAATCTATTTACTATCAGGTCAGTAAAAATATCATGCCAGCAGGCATAGAATATTATTTGCCATTATTTTTTGAACAATGCCAAACCTTATTTGATTACTTACCTCAAGATACACAAATTGCATTTGCTAACGATGTCAAAGACAAATTAGTCACGTTTGCTGCCGACGTTGAAAATAGATACCAAGACCGACGTTATGACACCAATCGACCATTATTAAAACCTGAATTATTGTTTTTAAAACATGATGTTTTTTTTCAACAACTAGGTCAATTCAACCGCATTGAATATACAACCAGCGAGATTGAAGAAAAAGCCGGACGCTACAATTACCTAACCGATAAAGTGGCAGATATCGCCATTGATGGCCAAGCTAAAGATCCTTACAAAGCGTTTAATGCGTTTATACAAGAACAACAACATGTTGTCATACTTTGCGAAAGTGAAGGCCGCCGCGAAACCATTCTTGAATTGCTAGCCAAAGGTAAATTAAAAGTAAAACAATTTAAGTCACTCAATGAATATCTAAAACAACCACATTCATTGGGCATATGTGTCACCGCGTTAGAACATAGCTTTATCGCCGAGCAAAATAACCAGCCAATTGCTTTTATTTGCGAATCAGAATTATTGGGTAATCGTGTAAAGCAAAGGCGCAGACGGCGTGGCAAAGGTGAAGTCACTACCACCGAAAATATTGTCAAAAACCTAGCAGAGTTAACCTCTGGCCAACCTGTGGTGCATGTTGACCATGGTGTCGGTCGCTACCTCGGCTTACAAACAATCGACGCAGGTGGCATGCCAACTGAATTTCTAACCATTGAATATGCCGACTCTAAGCTTTATGTGCCCGTAGCAAGCCTACATTTAATATCTCGCTATTCGGGTGCTGATGTTGACAACGCGCCATTACACAAGCTTAGCAGTGACGCATGGCAAAAAGCTAAAAAGAAAGCCGCAGAAAAAGTGCGAGATGTTGCAGCTGAATTACTCGATGTTTATGCTAAACGCGCAACCAAAAAAGGCTTTAAGTTCAATCTTGATAAGCAAAGCTACCAACAGTTTTCTGCCGGTTTTCCATTTGAAGAAACAGACGACCAGCAAAACGCCATTAATCATGTAGTCAATGATATGCTATCGGAACAAGCAATGGATCGTTTAGTTTGTGGTGATGTTGGTTTTGGTAAAACCGAAGTTGCCATGCGCGCAGCCTTTATCGCGGTAAACGAAAGTAAGCAAGTTGCCGTACTCGTTCCCACCACCCTGCTCGCTCAACAGCATTACGAAAACTTTAAAGACAGATTTGCTAACTGGCCTGTCAAAGTCGAAGTGCTATCACGCTTTAAAACCGCGAAAGAGCAAAAAGCCGTTTTACAAGAATTAGCCGATGGCAAAGTTGACATCGTCATAGGGACACACAAACTGCTGCAAGCCGATGTCAACTACCACAACTTGGGATTATTAATTGTTGATGAAGAACACAGGTTCGGTGTTAGACAAAAAGAAATCATCAAAAAGCAGCGAGCTAATGTTGATATTTTAACGTTAACGGCAACGCCTATTCCAAGAACATTAAATATGTCGATGAGTGGCATGCGCGATTTATCCATTATCGCCACGCCGCCAGCGAAACGCTTAGCGGTTAAAACTTTTGTTCGCCAACATCAAGATGCACTCGTTAAAGAAGCGCTAACCCGTGAAATTATGCGTGGTGGCCAAGTTTATTTCCTGCATAATAGTGTCGAGACCATAGAAAAAACCGCAGCTGATCTGCAAAAATTATTGCCGGATGCTCGAATTGTCACGGCTCACGGGCAAATGCGTGAACGAGAGCTAGAACAAGTCATGTCAGACTTCTACCATCAACGTTTTAATGTGCTGGTATGTACCACCATCATAGAGACGGGTATCGATGTGCCCACCGCCAACACCATAGTTATTGATCGCGCCGATCATTTTGGCCTAGCCCAGTTGCATCAATTGCGAGGGCGTGTCGGGCGCTCACATCATCAAGCGTACGCTTATTTGCTAACGCCGCATCCTAAAGCCATGACCAAAGATGCGGTGAAGCGACTAGAAGCCATTGAATCTCTCGAAGATTTGGGTGCAGGTTTTGCGCTCGCTACCCATGATTTAGAAATACGTGGTGCCGGTGAATTACTGGGTGATGAACAAAGTGGCCAAATTCAAACCGTTGGCTTTACTTTATACATGGAAATGCTCGATAAAGCGGTAGCCGCGTTAAAACAAGGCAAAGAGCCCGCACTCGATGATGTACTTAAGGAACAAACTGAAGTCGAACTGCGTTTACCTGCGTTGATCCCTGAAGATTACGTGCCTGATGTTAGCCTGCGATTGTCCTTATACAAAAAAATCGCCAGTTGCCAAGAATTAGCTGAAGTCGAAGATACTCATGTTGAATTAATTGACCGGTTTGGCCTACTCCCGCAACCAGCGAAAAACTTATTACAGGTAGCTAAGCTAAAACTGCAAGCGGACAACATAGGTATTAGAAAAGTCGAGGCAGGCCCCAAAGGTGGCTTGATCGAATTTAACAAAGACACTAAAGTCGACCCAGAAAAAATAATTGCGTTGATCCAATCAGCCCCCACTGTTTTCTCATTTGCAGGGCCTGAAAAAATTCGCTTCAATCTTGAAATAGAAGAAGCTAATGAACGGATTAAATTTGTAGAACAACTTATTACAGACTTATCAGGAAAAGCTGCCTAA
- a CDS encoding CsiV family protein yields the protein MMEHHNTNWLRYRQKRTPESSTKRAMKQCTVLATALLVALSSASANAERWYEIELILFKHDTKTDELLENFDDHITPVAINRARNLISSRFPESAQDSLSLLNSCEQPKEPEIEWQFFTDPAILYQEVEDNLIVPTIENATQLTDETNENSQIINNANSDAANIENTSLAQTSKNTSLAQTSKNTNSVEEQIKRELNLPDTLGTNPIITAPAEENDVELVQVTAQSNQANEPVNLQASFSLLPKAAWHEGGLRHDCLPTLPSDIFTEGKALKDLQSAIYWSDIPLRLSAIETPYSRRPYLMADSSLKFNKTVQKFVWRKDIKPLLHMGWRQAIGSERREKPWRIFAGQNFSRDFDYYGDAIEKQPLFEQNDQQNTAQPIQAGSPEFTANDTTSLEHQSVMQNISQLVSKVESGEWQAQSAQKLALQEQWQQQEKQANTPQDVWEIDGLFKIYIRHYLFVETNFNVRRIGLHPTQISQLEGEQNRNNELPELQVAGLPNTEKQATSENKATQYLYAYPFKQTRRMRSGEIHYFDHPLVGMIIQVRKFVPPVKPDDGE from the coding sequence ATGATGGAACATCACAATACTAATTGGCTGCGCTATCGCCAAAAACGCACTCCAGAGTCGAGCACTAAACGCGCAATGAAGCAATGCACTGTATTAGCTACAGCGTTACTAGTCGCGTTAAGTAGCGCTTCGGCAAATGCCGAACGTTGGTATGAAATAGAGCTAATATTATTTAAGCATGATACCAAGACAGACGAATTGCTTGAAAACTTTGACGACCACATTACGCCTGTTGCTATTAACCGCGCAAGAAACCTGATTTCTTCTCGTTTTCCTGAATCAGCCCAAGACAGTTTATCTTTGCTCAATAGTTGCGAGCAGCCCAAAGAGCCGGAAATAGAATGGCAATTTTTTACTGATCCGGCAATTTTATATCAAGAAGTCGAAGATAATTTAATTGTACCGACGATTGAAAACGCTACGCAATTAACGGATGAGACTAACGAAAACAGCCAGATAATTAATAATGCAAATTCAGATGCAGCTAATATTGAAAATACAAGCCTTGCTCAAACAAGTAAAAATACAAGCCTTGCTCAAACAAGTAAAAATACAAACTCTGTTGAAGAACAAATAAAGCGAGAGCTTAATTTGCCCGACACACTAGGCACAAATCCAATAATAACTGCACCAGCAGAAGAAAACGATGTTGAATTAGTCCAAGTCACAGCTCAGTCAAATCAAGCCAATGAACCGGTAAACTTGCAAGCCAGTTTTTCACTATTACCTAAAGCGGCTTGGCATGAAGGTGGTTTACGTCACGACTGTCTACCGACTTTACCCTCAGATATATTTACTGAAGGTAAGGCTTTAAAAGATCTACAAAGCGCGATTTACTGGTCTGATATTCCATTACGTTTATCAGCAATAGAGACCCCATATAGCCGTCGCCCGTATTTAATGGCTGACTCCTCATTAAAATTTAATAAAACCGTGCAAAAATTTGTTTGGCGTAAAGACATTAAGCCCTTATTACATATGGGGTGGCGTCAAGCAATAGGCAGTGAACGCAGAGAAAAACCTTGGCGTATATTCGCCGGTCAAAACTTCTCGCGTGATTTTGATTACTATGGTGATGCCATTGAAAAGCAGCCATTATTTGAACAAAACGACCAACAAAATACAGCGCAACCCATTCAAGCGGGTTCACCTGAATTTACCGCCAATGACACGACCTCACTAGAACACCAATCAGTGATGCAAAACATCAGTCAACTTGTTAGCAAGGTAGAAAGTGGTGAATGGCAAGCGCAAAGCGCGCAAAAATTAGCGCTACAAGAACAATGGCAGCAGCAAGAAAAACAAGCCAACACCCCACAAGATGTATGGGAAATAGATGGTTTATTTAAGATTTACATACGTCACTACCTGTTTGTTGAAACTAATTTCAACGTAAGACGTATCGGCCTGCACCCAACGCAAATTAGCCAACTTGAAGGTGAACAAAACCGTAACAATGAACTACCAGAGTTACAAGTTGCCGGTTTACCTAATACTGAGAAACAAGCAACCAGTGAAAATAAAGCAACGCAATACTTATACGCCTATCCATTTAAACAAACGCGTCGTATGCGAAGTGGCGAAATCCACTATTTTGACCATCCGTTGGTTGGCATGATTATACAAGTGAGAAAGTTTGTACCACCAGTTAAACCCGATGATGGTGAGTAA